DNA from Egicoccus sp. AB-alg2:
CAGCAGGAACAGCGTCACCACGAGCATCGCGGGGCCGATGAAGACCCACGGACGCAGCTTGTCCTGCGTCTTCTCGTTGGTGCGATCGACCGCGACGTTGAGCCCCCAGAACAACACCAGGACCCCACCGACGCCCAGGGCGATCGCCGTGAACGCCGTCAGCAACTGCGTCATTGCGCGCCCCCTTGGTCGTCGGGCCAGGCCGCGTCGATGCGTTCGAGCGTCCGGTCGAGGTCCTGCGCGCCGGCCAGCCAGGCGACCACCTCGCGCCAGAAGGCACCGACGCCCACCTCGCCGGGCATCTCGTCCGACGCGTCGAAACGGCTCACCTCGGCCTCGTTGAGGATCTCGGCCTGCTGCACCAGTTCCTCGGACGGGTAGATGCCCGTGTCGATGTCCTCACGGACCGATACCGCACCCGCGCCCTCCTCGGCGAGCCAGGCCTCCTGCCCCTCGGGGGAGGCGAGGAACTGCACGAACTCGCCGGCGACCGGGTTCTCCGTGTGGATCGCGGCGGTGTCACCACCGAAGACGACCGGACGCTCGTCGGCGTCGGCCATGGCCGGGAGGTAGGTCATGGCGACGTCCGAGCCGATCTCCGCGTCCTCGGGGAAGAGGCCCGCGATGAACCCGGCCTGGATGTGGAAGTAGCAGCGTGGCCCGTCGAACATCGGGTCGACGGCCTCGAGGAACGGCGTCAGCAGGATGCCGGTGGTACCGCCGACGACCGTGCCGTCGCCGAACCAGACCGCCTCGGCCTCCTCGAACGCCGCGCGGATCTCGGGTGAGGAGAAGGGCAGCTCCCCGGCGACCCACGCGTCGTACACCTCCGGGCCGTGCATGCGGATGACGAGGTTCTCGATCCAGTCGGTGGCGACCCAGCCCGTGTCGCCGCCGGACTCCATGCCGATGCACCAGGGGGCGGCGTTGCGCTGGTCGGCGTAGTCCTGCGCCAGTCCGTCCGTGACCTCGCGCAGGTCCTCCCAGGTCTCCGGCACGTCGTAGCCGGCCTCCTCGAGCGGGTCGGCCGCATACCAGAGCAGGCTCTTGACGTTCACCTTCACGACCGTCCCGTACACCTCGTCCTGGAAGGTGGCCGG
Protein-coding regions in this window:
- a CDS encoding ABC transporter substrate-binding protein, with the protein product MRGLAGLAALALLGGACATDAAASDSITLLHGITGPDEQAALQAAIDAFEETTGNTVQVEVSPDFDTVIITRVTGGNPPDVALYPQPGVLGRLVERGDVVSLQEAGVDVQDLEGSLIDGALDPATFQDEVYGTVVKVNVKSLLWYAADPLEEAGYDVPETWEDLREVTDGLAQDYADQRNAAPWCIGMESGGDTGWVATDWIENLVIRMHGPEVYDAWVAGELPFSSPEIRAAFEEAEAVWFGDGTVVGGTTGILLTPFLEAVDPMFDGPRCYFHIQAGFIAGLFPEDAEIGSDVAMTYLPAMADADERPVVFGGDTAAIHTENPVAGEFVQFLASPEGQEAWLAEEGAGAVSVREDIDTGIYPSEELVQQAEILNEAEVSRFDASDEMPGEVGVGAFWREVVAWLAGAQDLDRTLERIDAAWPDDQGGAQ